The following proteins are co-located in the Arctopsyche grandis isolate Sample6627 chromosome 3, ASM5162203v2, whole genome shotgun sequence genome:
- the LOC143909981 gene encoding uncharacterized protein LOC143909981: MVSESGPLPVVWCLRDNQLVPHQVSAVRLHGAVTGAHLAAVTDFLRLVATRRLVLPDPPPTSAQPHDTTSDDVESVDPDTNTSTRKLSQQLEVPCVFLNENLNKDKFPETVESPTETEPQTKCDIRVRKMSTFALSPPRLSVDSMCSDSTYANIEHIQKTLVEEGAESVRSEDNSSVAQSDLVRNCRRPYMPRKKQSVSSIGSCDFDDPENDVIFKSKPKSSQWVSLDRIEYNPKYVNTDRDKTDFVSKWITDHRHLEEDALPELRRKSLPLKSNEKIIQTEVSRRHSDGLSCCKEDPATDIPITFRSKWHDIVKKHLLALKSADKRIKKQRRVWSRRLSGTSITSLASSEPSNGTSSDTYVKLTTLP; this comes from the coding sequence ATGGTTTCTGAGAGTGGCCCGTTGCCTGTGGTGTGGTGTTTGCGCGATAACCAGCTGGTACCTCATCAGGTGTCAGCGGTGAGGCTACATGGCGCCGTCACAGGAGCTCATCTCGCAGCAGTTACAGACTTCCTCAGACTGGTCGCCACCAGGCGGCTGGTTCTACCTGACCCACCACCGACCTCAGCACAACCCCATGACACGACCTCCGATGACGTCGAATCAGTAGATCCAGACACCAACACATCCACCCGCAAGCTCTCGCAGCAGCTCGAAGTGCCGTGTGTGTTTCTCAACGAGAACCTCAACAAAGACAAATTTCCCGAAACTGTTGAATCCCCCACAGAAACGGAACCCCAAACTAAATGTGATATTAGAGTTAGGAAAATGAGCACGTTCGCTCTCTCGCCGCCTAGATTGAGTGTGGACTCCATGTGCTCCGATAGTACGTACGCAAACATAGAACATATCCAAAAGACCCTCGTGGAAGAAGGTGCCGAAAGCGTCCGGAGTGAGGACAACAGTTCGGTGGCTCAGTCGGATCTGGTGCGAAATTGCAGGAGGCCGTACATGCCGAGGAAGAAGCAATCCGTTTCCTCGATCGGCTCGTGCGACTTTGACGATCCAGAAAACGATGTGATATTCAAGTCAAAACCTAAATCTAGTCAGTGGGTCAGTTTAGATAGGATCGAGTACAATCCCAAATATGTGAACACGGATCGCGACAAGACTGACTTTGTCTCCAAGTGGATCACCGATCACCGACATCTGGAGGAGGACGCTTTGCCCGAGCTGAGGCGTAAAAGTTTACCGCTCAAGTCCAATGAGAAGATAATACAGACGGAGGTATCACGACGACACAGCGACGGTCTTTCATGTTGCAAAGAAGATCCTGCCACCGATATACCTATCACATTCAGATCCAAGTGGCACGATATCGTCAAAAAGCATTTGCTCGCCCTGAAGTCGGCCGACAAGAGAATAAAGAAGCAGCGGAGGGTCTGGTCCAGAAGACTCTCTGGAACGTCCATCACATCGTTAGCGTCGTCGGAACCGTCCAACGGTACTTCGTCGGATACTTATGTCAAGCTAACCACCCTACCGTAA